Genomic window (Synergistaceae bacterium):
ATAGGCTTCCTCACCGGCCTCATAAAAATTGTGCTCGGCGGTTACTTCCTCAACGTTATGCAGGTCGCGCTGGATTACCCTCTGGCGTATATGTGCGTCGGACTTGCGGCGTTCCACCCCAGAGTGCTGAGCATTCTTCTGGCGGCGTTGGGACAGATAACGTGCAGCGTAATTTCCGGCGCGATATTCTTTGCGCAGTACGCACCTGAGGGGCAGAACCCGTGGGTCTACTCCATCCTGTACAACGCACCGATACTCGGAGCAAAGTATATTCTCTCGGGAATTGTCGCAATGTTCATGTGGAAAGTCCTTGAGCGCGATCT
Coding sequences:
- the thiT gene encoding energy-coupled thiamine transporter ThiT, with protein sequence MPTSVRHKSIAVMIEGALCIALCIVLEKINIFSMPQGGSVDFELIPLLLFTYRRGLKWGLQIGFLTGLIKIVLGGYFLNVMQVALDYPLAYMCVGLAAFHPRVLSILLAALGQITCSVISGAIFFAQYAPEGQNPWVYSILYNAPILGAKYILSGIVAMFMWKVLERDLPVVD